DNA from Mucilaginibacter mallensis:
AAGCACATTGGCTATGGGTAATGTTGCTCCTTTGCCTGTGCAATCTATTAATGATGCGGTAGCCGGAAGGATCCCTGGAGTAATTGTTACCACAACCGATGGTGCTCCGGGTACAAAGAGCCAGATCTCCATACGGGGAAATGGTACACCTTTATTTGTTATTGATGGTGTCATCCGCTTTCAAAGCGATTTTGAGAACCTTAATCCAAATGATATTGAAAATTATTCTGTTTTAAAAGATGCCGCAGCCACTTCTTTATATGGGCCATTGGGTGGTAATGGTGTAATAGTGGTTACTACAAAAAGAGGTAAAGCGGGCGAGTTGAATATCAACTATTCATACAACGCCATACTTTCACAACCAACTGTACTTCCTCAAAAATTAAGTTCGTATGACCATTTGAATGCCGTAAACCAGCTTTATCGTTCCGAAGGATTACAGCCGCCTACGCCTGACTCTATTTTGAATTATTACAAAACTCAGTCAAAACCTTTCCTTTACCCGAATACAAACTGGCAAGAAATTGCACTAAAAACATGGGCTCTTGAGCAGCGCCATGATTTCTCCATCTCGTCAGGTACTAAAGAGCTTACTTATTATGCTTCCTTATCCAATTATGATCAGGGGTCAATTTTAAAAACCGATCATAATTATAATGACCGTACTACTTATCGTTTAAATACAGTGAGTAGTTTTGATAAAATACATTTAAAGGTAACAACAAGCATAGATGGGTATGTGGAAACTAATGAAGTCCCTAATTCATCCACAGCAAATAGCTATGATGCTATATTCAGTCATATAGAAAACGCTTCCCCAACGCTTCTCGCTTATAATCAGCTTGGGTTACCTTCTGTTAATTCAGCAGCAGGTAGTCCTGCGCTTGAGTTATCTCCTTTAGCGGGGTATAGTAAAGGAACAAACCGGGTTTTCAACAGCATTTTGGGCTTTGATTATGCAGCCCCGTTTTTGGAGGGTTTGCATTTTAAGGTGACGGGGAATTATAATATGGAAAATTCTCAATCAAAAGCATGGGATGTTAGTGCACCAGCTTATGCCGATAACAGTTCAACGCCAATTTATGGTAACCCGCCAACCCTTACTGCAGGCGCCGCAGAATCAACGACCCTAATATTACAGGGGTTTGTTACTTACAACAAAACATTTGGCGACAATCATATAGATTTTACAGGTGGTTATGAGCAAACTCAGGATAAAAGCACCAATATTTATGCTACAAGGCAGCAATATCAGATCTTATTAGATCAGTTTGTTGCCGGGCCAACTGTAAATCAATTGGCTGGCGGCTCAGAAGCAGAAGATGGAAGGGCCGGATATATTGGGCGCCTGGGGTACAATTACAAATCTAAATATTTTTTAGAGGGAACTTTGCGCTATGATGGCAGTGACCTATTCCCTCCGGGTAAACAATGGGGTACTTTTTACGCCCTTTCAGGTGGTTGGATATTATCCGACGAGAAATTTATGCAGTCGTTAAAAGCTAAGCATATTTTAGATTTCTTTAAACTGCGTGGCTCATATGGCCTTACCGGTATTGAGAATGGTATTAGCAGATTTGAATACGTTTCCGGTTATAGCGTTGATGCCAATGCCTGGGTTGTAGCAGGGCAGCCGGTACAGGGTACTTCGGAGCCTGGTACATTGCCAAGTACCAATTTTTCCTGGTATAGTATCAGAAGCCGGAATATGGGCTTAGACTTTGCCTCATTAAACAATCGTCTGAGCGGTTCAATAGACTATTTCTATTCGCGTACTACAGGGTTTGTTCAAAGTAACCCAATATATTCCGCCACGCTTGGTATTGGTTTACCACCCACAAACTCGCCGGGAGCCCTTCGCAGGGAAGGTGCTGAGTTTAATTTAACATGGAACTCCCGTGTCGACCAATTTACCTATAAAGTAGGCTTAAACTTTACTTATGCAAATCAACTTTGGGAGCTAAACCCTGGCGAAAATTTTGTCTCTTTAGAAAATCCATATACAAGGATCTCCGGCTCAAGTCTATACACCTTAACACAAGGTTACCATGCTATAGGTTTTTACACCAATAACAGCCAATTGCTAAGCGGCCCGATTAGGCCAAGTTCCATTAATTTAATGCCTGGCGATCTTCAATACCAGGACACTAATGGTGACGGGAAAATTGACGCATCTGATTTTAGAAATATAGGTGCCAGTACTTTTCCTACCATCAACTTTGGTACAACTATAGATCTAGGCTATAAAGGGATATCCTTTAGTGCTGTCATCATGGGTTCTGGCAACAGGGACCGGTACATTGGTGATGCAGTACAAGGTAGTGGAACACAAGGTATATTGATCTACGGGTTTCAAGAAAATTATTGGACGCCAGCTAATCCAAATGCGCTATACCCAAGGGCCGTTTCCAATTCAGGAGTAAACGGTGGTAATAATGTCGCTACTTCCGATTTTTGGATATTAAAATCCAGGTACGTTCGGTTGAAATACTTGCAGTTAGGTTATGACCTAAAAAGAAGTTTAGTGAAAAACACGGCTTTCAAAGAGTTGAGAGTTTTTGTTTCGGGCACCAACCTTTTAACCAGTTCAAATAGTCTAAAATATTTTATTGACCCTGAGTCTGATTCTAATAATTATGGTTACCCTATTCAACGTACCATTGCTTTAGGTGTAAAAGCAAGTTTTTAATTATTTTATGAATTACTAAAATTTAAATAAAGTGAAAAAGAATATAATATTAACTGCAACGGTACTAATTGCAACTGTGTTAGTAACCGGTTCATGTAAGAAGGTTTTGGAGACGCAGCCTTATAATATAGTTAGTGAAGATGTGGTTTGGGCCAACACGGCCAATGCCGAAACTTTCATTTACTCTACGTATAATTCAATAATGAATGATTATGCCGGAGGAGGTGCGGCGAATGATAATGACGAAGGCCCGGCAACTGATTCCCGTACTAATAATACATTAGGTTTTGATGGTATATACGGAGCAAGCTCCCAGGTTTTTACCGAAACTACAAACCAGTTCTCTGATTTTGGATTTAATAACTGGGCTGAAGTTCGCCGTTGTAATCAAATCATCACACAGGTAGGGGCGTCTGCCGGTATATCCGCTTCTGATAAAGTACAACTTATTGCTGAAGGGAAATTCCTGCGTGCCATGTCATATTATAATGTAGTTAAAAGTATAGGTAGGATTGTATGGATAGACAAAGTACTAACACCAACCGACAATTTTTTATTGCCAAGTACCGCTAATCCTACTGAAACATATCAATACATTATTAAAGATCTGGAAGATGCGGTAGCGGGTTTGCCAACAACAAAAGTAGCTGGCCGGGCCAATAAATATACTGCCGCTGCAATACTTTCAGAAGTATGTTTACAAGCAATGGCTTATGAAAATTATCCTGCCGCACCAACAATAGGTGCTACGGACCCTTTGCTTACGGAAGCTATAACAAATGCCCAATTGGTTATTAGTCAGGGTGGATATGCCTTAGAATCTAATTACGGTTCTATGTTTAATGATATAAACCCTACATCAAATGAAATTATATTTGGTATTTACCAAACAGCCCTTAATACTACCTGTGATGGTACGCCAATGCAATTGATGGTTGCCAATGTGAATAATGGTACGCTTCTTCGTGGCGGGGGAACCCCGTTGTTTACCGCAGCGTTCAACGTTTTTGAAGCATGGGTACAACATGGGCCCCCTCAAAATATGGCAGATGATTACCTGTCTATAGATAAAAATAACCCAGCCATAGCATTGCCCTGGAACCAAACATCACAGTACAAGGCTGCTGTTAATGAAAACGCTGTAATACCAACAAGTTTGATCCCTCAAGCCACCGGAGAGACCTCTGTGCAACATGGTATGATAAAACCAGGAAGCACCGAAACGGTTTGGACGCTTACTAATCAAAACAGGGATGTACGCTTTAACGCTTCTATCCTGAGCGATTCTTCTTCAAGGTTTTATGGCGAGATTTTAACAACAGGCATTCAGGGTAACGCGACACGGTGGTTAAAGATCAACGGGTTTGCTTATTATGTGAGTTTAAGTAACATGTATTGGAGAAAAGGAGTTTATAATAATGTAAGCCCAAGGATATATGTTGGTGTACCTACTGATTATCATTATGTTATTACTCGTTTGGGTAGGGTTTACCTGAATTTAGCCGAAGCTTATTTGCTTAAGGGTGATGTGCCTGACGCGGTAGCGGCGCTGAACCAAACCCGTACTGTTCATGGCCAACTACCGGCCTCAACTGCTGCAACATTAACAGACGCATGGACAGATTACAAACGTGAAAGAAGAGTTGACCTGGTTTTAGAAAATGATTACTACTGGAGCTTATTGCGATGGGGTAGATATGGCGGTGCTGCCAATCATGGAAATGCACCAGGCGGTACCATTCCTGAATTAACAGAGGTTCCGAGGGTTATGGATATCAGTAAAAACCGACTAGCTTTTTCTGTGGTGCAAGGGCCATTCTTTTCATCTAACAATGTTCGTGTTTTCAATAACCAAAGGCGGTATCTAATGCCTATAGCCCAAACCTATTTAATTCAGAACCCAAAATTCGGGCCTCAAAACCCAGGATGGTAATATTTATATAAATAATTTTCGATGGATCCAGTAATAGAATTAGTAATTATTGGATTCATCATCATCATCTTAAAAAAAATGTAATGAAAAATAAAATAAATTTGAAACTGATACTTGGGATATTATTTATCTCAACGCTATTTTCATCTTGCCTTAAAGAAGGGCTGCCCAAATATCCTTTGTTTGGTGGAAATGCAATTACAAATGTATATGTACAATATCGTTATAATAGTAGTCCAAATGTTGCAGGCGGCGACTCAGTTGTTGCTATTCAAAATCTGATAGTTGCTCAAGTTATAGATACTGTAAATAATACTGTTAATATTTCATTGGCAGTACCGGCAGCTAATGGTACTTTTACTGCTGCTGTAAGAGCGAATGTTAACCTGAGTCATCTTATTATGTCTTTTGATATCTCTACTGCAGCTTCTATGGCGGCGGCTGGTAATACGCCAAAGCCGGGCTACGTTGGTGATATCTCTAAACCATTAACCTATGTAGTTACTGCGGCGAATGGTAAAAAAAGAACATGGACAGTAACTGTGGCGCCATTACCAGCCATTAATAAATACGAAGGACCCTATACATCAAATGGTTATTTCTATCATCCTTCTGATCCAAGGGCTATTACTAATTTAGTTAAGTCTGTTTTAACATCGGGGCCTAACAGTGTAATCGTTGATTTAGGAGATCTGGGATCCAGTGGTTACCAAGCCGTATTTACTATTGATCCGGCTACAAATAATGTAACCATTACGGCGGCGCCAGGCGCGGGAGGAGCTCCTTATACCATGTTTACTTCAGGTTTGCCTACAACTAATCCTGGTTACACACCACAATGGGCTGGTTCCGCAGCATGCAACAATACATATGATCCTGCTACTAAAACTTTTCATGTCCGCTATGGCTATCTGGGTAGCACAGGCTGGCGTGTAACGGAAGAAGCTATAACAATGAATTAAATTGCAAGTTCATTATTCATTTGTTATTTAACTGGCAAATGATTCCATTGATAGTTGCTGCTTAAAAGAATCGTCAAATGATTCTTTTAAGCAGCAACTATCAATTTTTTATCAATTGGCTCCAATTTATATCAATTGTCAATATTATATACGTGAAAAGGTTAATTATTATTTTTTATATATCGGTACTCACTTCTTCTGTTTTTGGATACGCAGGTGAAGTAAATCTTAAACAAGGCAAACAGCGAATATTTTTTACTGATTTGGCTACAAGAAGTAGAGATACGCCATCACACAATAATTTAATTAATGTAACTGACTACGGCGCAAAACCAGGAAGTTTTGAAGACGCGGTGCCTGCGATAAAAATGGCGATCGGGGCCTGTAAAGGCAACGCATCGGCTACACTGATATTCCCTAAAGGTCGTTATGATTTTTGGCCGGACAAGGCAGAAAAACGAAATTATTTCATTTCGAACACTTCCTCAGCAGCAGAATGCCCTTTAAAGCTGGAAACCATCGGACTTTTTTTCGAACAAATGAAAAATCTGACCATTGAAGGTAATGGATCAATATTTGTATTTCATGGCAAAATGACCACGTTTGCGTTGGTGCATTGCGAAAACATATGTTTGCAGAATATTAAAATGGATTTTGAACGGCCGACCATGTCTGAAATGACTTTTCGGATGGTTTCAGACAGTGTTATTGTTAGCGATATTCACCCCGATTCGAAATATACAATTGTTAATGGTCAGTTGAAATGGTATGGCGAAGGTTGGGGTCTGAAAAATTTTCATGCAATATTGGTAAACCCCGACAAAGGGACAGAATTTTATAGCTCATGGGCACCCTTTGAAAAAGCAACTGCTGTTTCAATATCTCCCAACCAGGTTCGATTTACAGGTGAATTTAAAAAATATAGTTTTCAACCCGGCCAAGTGCTCACCATTCGCGATCCCATTCGCGACCAGGTTGGCGGTTTTATTGATCTTTCGAAAAACATTACGCTTAAAAATGTTTCCATGCATTATATGCACGGGCTGGGTATTGTTAATCAATTTTCGGAAAACCTGCATTACGACAGTGTTTTTGTTATGCCGCGACCTGAAAGTGGGCGAATGATTTCTTCTTTTGCCGATTGTATGCATTTTTCGGGCTGCAAAGGTCAGATAACGATTGAAAATTGCCGGTTCAAAGGCACACACGACGACCCGATCAATGTGCATGGTACGCATCTCGAAGTTACAAAAATTATTTCACCAACGAAGCTTATAATCCGGTTTATGCATCCTCAAACGTACGGTTTTGAGGCTTTTTTTGCCGGAGACACTATTGCATTTGTGCATTCGTTAAAACTCCAAATTTTTGCTCAGGGGGTATTAACTTCTGCAAAACTCATTTCCGAAAAGGAGATAGAGGTTGAATTTGCAAGCCCAGTGCCCCCCGACCTGGTTGTTAATGATTGCCTGGAAAATCTTACATGGACACCCTCGGTTACCATACGAAACTGCCGGTTCGAAAGAATTCTTACCCGTGGTATTCTTGTTACAACCAGGGAAAAAGTTTTGATAGAAAATAATGAGTTTATTAAAGTAGGTATGAATGCCATACTCATAGCCAATGACGCTTCAAGCTGGTATGAATCAGGAGCAGTAAAAGATGTAACCATACGGAACAACATTTTTGAAGATTGTGGTTATAACTCAGCTCCGGATAACTATGCAATTGCCATTGCACCAGAGACTCATGGCTTTGTAAATATAGTACACCGTAATATTCGCATCGAAAACAATGTTTTTAAGGTGTATGATTATCCCATTTTAACCGCCCACAATACCGAAGGCCTCATCTTTAAAAACAATAAAATTATCCGTACAGATTTTATGAAACAAGGGGTGAAGCGCCCTCAGTTTAATCTGCAGGCTTGTAAGAAAGTAGAAATCAGCGATAATTCGGTTGAAGGATTTAATGATGCATCAGCACAACTCGAGCGTATGGACAAAAAGGACCTTTCAACTGATATTACTAATGTAAAAATGATTGGAACTGGTAAAAAGAAATGAGATATGTGCTATCAGTTCGATAAACAATTTAAAAAGATCCCATGTGATGCGTAAAACAAAATATTTACTTCTTCCCCTTTTCCTGATTAATACATTTTGGGTTTTTGCTCAAAAAAGCGAAATGCCTGAATTGCCGAAACCTTGTTACAACCTCGTATTACAGGCGCCCATAAATACCTGGGATGAAGCAATTCCATTAGGTAATGGTTTAATGGGTGGCCTTTTGTGGGGCGAAAACAACACTATCCGTTTGTCGTTGGACAGGGGCGACTTGTGGGATGACCGAACTAACGGACCCGCAGAATGGTGGAAAGAACATACCTATCAGAAAGGTGCTGATTTAATCGCACAAAAGAAATATGAGGTGGTGAATGAATGGTGGAACAGCCCTTACGACGGAGTTACACCGACTAAATTACCCGCAGGCCGGATAGAAATTAAACTACCTGTTTCTGAAATTGTTAAAAAGTTTGAATTAAACCTGGCTACCGCCGAAGGTATTTCCAGTTTTAATTCAGATGCGGCAATTAAAGTAATGTATAGCGCTACCCAACCAATTATTTTGGTATCCATAAAGGGAACTCTTCCCGACTCAATTAACCTGTTAAGCACTATGGATGTGTATCGCCGTAAACATTTGGGCGAAAATAGCCCAAGCAGTGGCGGGTCAATAAATAACCTGGGTTACCCGGAAGCTGAAAAAGGAAAGTCAGGAACAGCACAATGGTATATTCAGCAAGCTGCAAATGGACTGAAATACTGTGTATACCTTCAATCAAAACAAATAAATAATGAAACGCTATTGGCAATAACCATCACATCAACCAATGATGCAAGTGATTTTTTATCGTTAGCAAGTAAACGATGTGCCACTGCCTTACAAAAGGGGTATGATAATATACAGAAAACACATGTACAATGGTGGAAGAAATTCTGGGAGCAATCAAGTGTTAGCATTCCCGATACGGTCACACAAAAAGAATATGACCTGGTGCAATATTTTTACGGTGCGGCATCCCGTTCTGATACCCCTCCCATGCCGTTGCAAGGGGTGTGGACTGCTGATAATGGAACCTTACCTCCCTGGAAAGGTGATTATCACAACGACCTTAACACGCAAATGACCTACATGGCTTACCAGGAAGCAGGAAGATTTGACGAAGGCGCTTCGTATCTTAATTTTTTATGGGACAGGCGGAAAGTTTTTCAGGATTTTGCAAGAGATTTTTATGGAACAGGCGGATTGGCATGCCCGGGTGTAATGTCTTATTCGGGCCAACCTCTGGGCGGATGGGGGCAATATAGCATGTCGCCTACGATGAGCGCCTGGAGTGCCCACCTTTTTTATCTGCATTGGTTATATACAGCAGATAAAAAATTCCTGAAAGAAAAAGCTTATCCCTGGTGTTCCGGAGTAGGCGAGTGTATGTTGGGACTGTTAAAGCCAGATGAAAAGGGCATTTTGAGATTACCACTTTCATCTTCACCAGAAATTTTTGATGATAGCCCCCAAGCCTGGCTAAAACCCAATAGTAATTTTGATTTGATGTGCTTAAAAATGTTATTTCTTTCTTTGAAAGCAATGGCGACAGCAAGCAACAAGTTTGCCGAAGCAAAAAAATGGTCGGATGCAGCCTCCGCATTAGGTGATTTTCATACAAAGGCTGATGGTACACTGTTGGTTGACGCCGTTACAGAACTGCCATATAGCCACCGTCATTTGTCCAATATCATAGGGTTGTACCCATTCAATCTGGTTACAGCAGAGGGGGGAGAAAAAGATGGACAAATCATTAACGCAAGCCTTAAAAAATGGGATAGTCTGGGTACCAGTCAATGGTGTGGTTACACTTTTGCCTGGATGAGTTGTTTACAGGCAAGGGTGGGCAATTCCGAAGCTGCTGTAAAAAATTTAGATGTTTTTGTAAAAGCCTTCCTATTGCGCAATGGGTTTCATGCCAACGGTGATCAAACCAGAAGTGGCTATTCAGACTTTACTTATCGCCCATTCACACTTGAGGGAAATTTTTTAGCCTCGCAGGCAGTACAGGAAATGCTGCTACAAAGCTGGAGTCCTACACCCGGGAAGATCAACACCGGCATTATTCGTATTTTTCCTTCAATACCTAAAAAGTGGGCAAACGCTTCGTTTAATAATTTAAGAGCAGAGGGCGGGTACAAGGTTTCGGCTATCCGGAAAAACAACAAAACTACCTGGTTCAGCATCGTAGCAAGCAAAGCAGGAATTGTAAAGATTAAAGATGATTTTGATAGGCAAAAGCCAAGATGGAGTCTTCCCAACGTTCAGAAGGATAGCAATGTTTATGAAGTTAATTTGGCTAAGGGGCAAAAGGTAGAAGCCACATTTTAATCAGTGCTACTTGATTGGTTAAATAAAGTGTTAAAGCTTGCAAGTATAATCCCCCGTTTTAGCGCATATGCACTTGCAAGTTTTGTGCGAGAATAAAATAATAATATAATTTTCACCTCATTAAATAAATAGTATGATTTTCAGAAGATGGTTTATAAGCTTCTTTACAGTAATGCTTGTTGTAAAAAGCTGTTCATTATTTGCGCAGGAGATCCCATATGGCGTCCCGGTACAAGCATGGGCTGACAGTTTAGGAAATCACCGGGCAATAATCCAGGTAGATAAAAATACTGATGCTGTTGAAGTAAAGATTGAATGGCGCAGAAGGGATAACGATGCAGATAAAAAAGCTATCATTATTACAGATGAAAACGGCAAATTGGTTGATAATATTTTCAGAATAGATATCAATAGAGAGCAGGGCGATTTTGTGTTTCAACCCAATAATGGTGCAGGTAAATACTATGTGTATTACATGCCTTATAAAGGCAAAAAAAATAGTGGCTGGTGGGATGGGGATTACCTGAAAGTGGAAAATGGTCCGGATAATGACTGGGTGAAGAAACATGCACTTTCTGCATCTGCGGGTGTGCAGCATAATTTAGCGAAAGCCACGGTGATTAAAATTGAATCGCGTACTGCTTTTGATAGTTTTTACCCAATGGAGGTTTGCGCTACTGCGGCAGAGATAAAAGAACTAAATATCCAAACAACGGAAAATTACCTCCTTTTTCCGGAAGATAGGAAATATCCTATACGAATGACAACAGATCTGCCATATAGGTGGATAGAGAATAAACATACCAAAGCATTTAAAGGGCAAGCTATGCGCAATGAATATTATGCATTCCAGGTGGGGGTGTATGCGGCTAAGAAAGATTTGGAAGATGTAACTGTTTCGTATAAAGGTAGCAATAAAATTACCTGCTTTAACACTGGCGGAATTGACTACGAAGGGAAGCCGTTCACTAAAAAGGTAGATGTACAAAAGGGGAAAGTACAGGCTTTATGGTTTGGCGTAGATATTAGTAAAGACCAACAACCCGGCCCTTATTCGTTCACCGTTACCATTTCTCCAAAAAACGATCTGCCTCAAACAGTAAAAGTTACGCTTTATATTGAAGATAGAATTTCAGAGGACCGAGGGGACAGCGAACCTTGGCGTCACTCAAGGTTGCGGTGGTTAAACTCAACATTAGGCATCGATGA
Protein-coding regions in this window:
- a CDS encoding glycosyl hydrolase family 95 catalytic domain-containing protein, with the translated sequence MRKTKYLLLPLFLINTFWVFAQKSEMPELPKPCYNLVLQAPINTWDEAIPLGNGLMGGLLWGENNTIRLSLDRGDLWDDRTNGPAEWWKEHTYQKGADLIAQKKYEVVNEWWNSPYDGVTPTKLPAGRIEIKLPVSEIVKKFELNLATAEGISSFNSDAAIKVMYSATQPIILVSIKGTLPDSINLLSTMDVYRRKHLGENSPSSGGSINNLGYPEAEKGKSGTAQWYIQQAANGLKYCVYLQSKQINNETLLAITITSTNDASDFLSLASKRCATALQKGYDNIQKTHVQWWKKFWEQSSVSIPDTVTQKEYDLVQYFYGAASRSDTPPMPLQGVWTADNGTLPPWKGDYHNDLNTQMTYMAYQEAGRFDEGASYLNFLWDRRKVFQDFARDFYGTGGLACPGVMSYSGQPLGGWGQYSMSPTMSAWSAHLFYLHWLYTADKKFLKEKAYPWCSGVGECMLGLLKPDEKGILRLPLSSSPEIFDDSPQAWLKPNSNFDLMCLKMLFLSLKAMATASNKFAEAKKWSDAASALGDFHTKADGTLLVDAVTELPYSHRHLSNIIGLYPFNLVTAEGGEKDGQIINASLKKWDSLGTSQWCGYTFAWMSCLQARVGNSEAAVKNLDVFVKAFLLRNGFHANGDQTRSGYSDFTYRPFTLEGNFLASQAVQEMLLQSWSPTPGKINTGIIRIFPSIPKKWANASFNNLRAEGGYKVSAIRKNNKTTWFSIVASKAGIVKIKDDFDRQKPRWSLPNVQKDSNVYEVNLAKGQKVEATF
- a CDS encoding DUF5018-related domain-containing protein; protein product: MKNKINLKLILGILFISTLFSSCLKEGLPKYPLFGGNAITNVYVQYRYNSSPNVAGGDSVVAIQNLIVAQVIDTVNNTVNISLAVPAANGTFTAAVRANVNLSHLIMSFDISTAASMAAAGNTPKPGYVGDISKPLTYVVTAANGKKRTWTVTVAPLPAINKYEGPYTSNGYFYHPSDPRAITNLVKSVLTSGPNSVIVDLGDLGSSGYQAVFTIDPATNNVTITAAPGAGGAPYTMFTSGLPTTNPGYTPQWAGSAACNNTYDPATKTFHVRYGYLGSTGWRVTEEAITMN
- a CDS encoding right-handed parallel beta-helix repeat-containing protein, which gives rise to MKRLIIIFYISVLTSSVFGYAGEVNLKQGKQRIFFTDLATRSRDTPSHNNLINVTDYGAKPGSFEDAVPAIKMAIGACKGNASATLIFPKGRYDFWPDKAEKRNYFISNTSSAAECPLKLETIGLFFEQMKNLTIEGNGSIFVFHGKMTTFALVHCENICLQNIKMDFERPTMSEMTFRMVSDSVIVSDIHPDSKYTIVNGQLKWYGEGWGLKNFHAILVNPDKGTEFYSSWAPFEKATAVSISPNQVRFTGEFKKYSFQPGQVLTIRDPIRDQVGGFIDLSKNITLKNVSMHYMHGLGIVNQFSENLHYDSVFVMPRPESGRMISSFADCMHFSGCKGQITIENCRFKGTHDDPINVHGTHLEVTKIISPTKLIIRFMHPQTYGFEAFFAGDTIAFVHSLKLQIFAQGVLTSAKLISEKEIEVEFASPVPPDLVVNDCLENLTWTPSVTIRNCRFERILTRGILVTTREKVLIENNEFIKVGMNAILIANDASSWYESGAVKDVTIRNNIFEDCGYNSAPDNYAIAIAPETHGFVNIVHRNIRIENNVFKVYDYPILTAHNTEGLIFKNNKIIRTDFMKQGVKRPQFNLQACKKVEISDNSVEGFNDASAQLERMDKKDLSTDITNVKMIGTGKKK
- a CDS encoding TonB-dependent receptor, whose product is MKLTLIIFLSLTLSSYANVLAQKVNLNENNASLKTIFRKIKKQTNYTFVYTESELNKTDKISVHIENASVEDALKACFEKLPLSYAILNNMVIVKDKQETPKASNDQQQAPINIHGTVTDTAGLALPGVNVSIKGTPRGVVTDLKGEYTIKADANAILVFSFVGYKPVEIPVQNRLDINVILKQGTASLSEVIVVAYGTTTKRAINSAVSTLAMGNVAPLPVQSINDAVAGRIPGVIVTTTDGAPGTKSQISIRGNGTPLFVIDGVIRFQSDFENLNPNDIENYSVLKDAAATSLYGPLGGNGVIVVTTKRGKAGELNINYSYNAILSQPTVLPQKLSSYDHLNAVNQLYRSEGLQPPTPDSILNYYKTQSKPFLYPNTNWQEIALKTWALEQRHDFSISSGTKELTYYASLSNYDQGSILKTDHNYNDRTTYRLNTVSSFDKIHLKVTTSIDGYVETNEVPNSSTANSYDAIFSHIENASPTLLAYNQLGLPSVNSAAGSPALELSPLAGYSKGTNRVFNSILGFDYAAPFLEGLHFKVTGNYNMENSQSKAWDVSAPAYADNSSTPIYGNPPTLTAGAAESTTLILQGFVTYNKTFGDNHIDFTGGYEQTQDKSTNIYATRQQYQILLDQFVAGPTVNQLAGGSEAEDGRAGYIGRLGYNYKSKYFLEGTLRYDGSDLFPPGKQWGTFYALSGGWILSDEKFMQSLKAKHILDFFKLRGSYGLTGIENGISRFEYVSGYSVDANAWVVAGQPVQGTSEPGTLPSTNFSWYSIRSRNMGLDFASLNNRLSGSIDYFYSRTTGFVQSNPIYSATLGIGLPPTNSPGALRREGAEFNLTWNSRVDQFTYKVGLNFTYANQLWELNPGENFVSLENPYTRISGSSLYTLTQGYHAIGFYTNNSQLLSGPIRPSSINLMPGDLQYQDTNGDGKIDASDFRNIGASTFPTINFGTTIDLGYKGISFSAVIMGSGNRDRYIGDAVQGSGTQGILIYGFQENYWTPANPNALYPRAVSNSGVNGGNNVATSDFWILKSRYVRLKYLQLGYDLKRSLVKNTAFKELRVFVSGTNLLTSSNSLKYFIDPESDSNNYGYPIQRTIALGVKASF
- a CDS encoding RagB/SusD family nutrient uptake outer membrane protein, with the protein product MKKNIILTATVLIATVLVTGSCKKVLETQPYNIVSEDVVWANTANAETFIYSTYNSIMNDYAGGGAANDNDEGPATDSRTNNTLGFDGIYGASSQVFTETTNQFSDFGFNNWAEVRRCNQIITQVGASAGISASDKVQLIAEGKFLRAMSYYNVVKSIGRIVWIDKVLTPTDNFLLPSTANPTETYQYIIKDLEDAVAGLPTTKVAGRANKYTAAAILSEVCLQAMAYENYPAAPTIGATDPLLTEAITNAQLVISQGGYALESNYGSMFNDINPTSNEIIFGIYQTALNTTCDGTPMQLMVANVNNGTLLRGGGTPLFTAAFNVFEAWVQHGPPQNMADDYLSIDKNNPAIALPWNQTSQYKAAVNENAVIPTSLIPQATGETSVQHGMIKPGSTETVWTLTNQNRDVRFNASILSDSSSRFYGEILTTGIQGNATRWLKINGFAYYVSLSNMYWRKGVYNNVSPRIYVGVPTDYHYVITRLGRVYLNLAEAYLLKGDVPDAVAALNQTRTVHGQLPASTAATLTDAWTDYKRERRVDLVLENDYYWSLLRWGRYGGAANHGNAPGGTIPELTEVPRVMDISKNRLAFSVVQGPFFSSNNVRVFNNQRRYLMPIAQTYLIQNPKFGPQNPGW